The window TTACGGGTAAGAGGGTCAACAGAAAGAAAGCGCCCTAATCTCGGGTCGTAAATTCTCATACCATAGTCATAAGAGTTTCCCGAGCCTTTCAATTCGTCATCTTTTTCTTTTCCGTTAAACCCGTGCCTGTAGGTTGTGGTGTTAAAGTTCCTCCCGGGCATCAGCATACCGAATGGGTAGTAATCTAAGCACTTTTTTTCCGCAATATCTTTTTTTTCCCTGAGCTCCCCCAGAAAAAAACTCGTTTTTTCGTATGTGCTTGTTTGTGTAAACAAAGATTTTTTTGTTTATATATATGCCAAAGAT is drawn from Bacteroidales bacterium and contains these coding sequences:
- a CDS encoding RHS repeat-associated core domain-containing protein, with translation MFTQTSTYEKTSFFLGELREKKDIAEKKCLDYYPFGMLMPGRNFNTTTYRHGFNGKEKDDELKGSGNSYDYGMRIYDPRLGRFLSVDPLTR